In Apodemus sylvaticus chromosome 8, mApoSyl1.1, whole genome shotgun sequence, one genomic interval encodes:
- the C8H14orf119 gene encoding uncharacterized protein C14orf119 homolog: protein MSLDSSSTAVPPCFPSVLPSVPDDVASSSPPPMSYITSQEMKCILHWFASWSGPQRERFLQDLVAKAVPGKLQPLLDSLEQLSVSAANRPPCIFECQLRLWDQWFRGWAEQERNEFVRQLEVSEPDFVAKFYQAVAATAGKD from the coding sequence ATGTCACTGGACTCATCTTCCACAGCAGTGCCGCCCTGCTTCCCTTCTGTGTTACCTTCAGTGCCTGATGACGTTGCCAGCTCTTCCCCTCCTCCAATGTCTTACATCACTTCCCAGGAGATGAAGTGTATTCTTCATTGGTTTGCCAGTTGGTCAGGTCCCCAGCGGGAACGCTTTCTACAAGACCTGGTAGCTAAGGCAGTGCCAGGAAAGCTGCAGCCACTGCTGGACAGTCTGGAGCAGCTCAGTGTGTCTGCCGCAAATCGACCACCTTGTATCTTTGAGTGTCAGCTACGTCTTTGGGATCAGTGGTTTCGAGGTTGGGCTGAGCAGGAGCGCAATGAATTTGTCAGGCAGCTGGAGGTCAGTGAGCCAGATTTCGTGGCAAAGTTTTACCAAGCAGTGGCTGCTACTGCTGGTAAGGACTGA